The following proteins are co-located in the Castanea sativa cultivar Marrone di Chiusa Pesio chromosome 8, ASM4071231v1 genome:
- the LOC142606509 gene encoding uncharacterized protein LOC142606509, producing MAKECTNIPTDISRPELASLSHTLRSHPFSTNNQHEMHLTPTDNSAWSNLASNNVDKRGWDIMYQKMKNKAVFNVSNDILQEVSLHAVRLAPNSMHWRAQQTNLEYLLMLNVDNLVWSFRKTAGLPTPGKPYGGWESPDTELRGHFVGHYLSATAKMWASTHNETIRQRMTAVVNALSACQEKIGTGYLSAFPSEQFDRVEAIKDVWAPYYTIHKILAGLLDQFTYAGNAQALKMVTWMVEYFYKRVQNVVTKYSLERHYTSLNEEFGGMNDVLYRLYSITKDPNHLILAHLFDKPCFLGLLAVQADDISGFHANTHIPIVIGSQMRYEVTGDPLYKAIGTYFMDVVNSSHIYATGGTSESEFWSDPKRLADTLDTETEESCTTYNMLKVSRHLFTWTKEVAYADHYERALTNGVLSIQRGTEPGVMIYMLPLGHGVSKAVSYHGWGTPFDSMWCCYGTATESFSKLGDSIYFEEKVKGPALYIIQYISSSFNWESGQILLNQTVLPVVSSDPYLRVTFTFSPGKVLGAGQSSTLNLRIPIWTSNAKASINAQSLTVPAPGNFLSVTRKWGPGDKLTLQLPINLRTDDIRDDRPEYASLKAILYGPYLLAGHTTSDWDLKTGSAKSLSDWITPIPAAYNAYLVSLSQGPANSSVVLTNSIKSLTTEKTPPPFNTSAARATFRLILTGSPPPKFLTLKDAINKLVMLEPFDYPGMVVVTKGKDKQVEVAASPVRGGSSVFRVVAGLDGRPGTVSLESEVYKGCFVHNSGEKYRTGTILRLGCRSRSSGANFNQAASFVMEKGLSEYHPVSFVAKGAKRNFLLQPLMSFKDEFYTVYFNIQA from the exons ATGGCTAAGGAGTGCACAAACATTCCTACTGATATATCAAGACCAGAACTAGCATCATTGTCACACACACTTCGATCCCACCCCTTCTCTACTAACAACCAGCATGAAATGCATTTGACACCAACTGACAATTCGGCTTGGTCAAATTTGGCATCCAACAACGTAGATAAACGGGGTTGGGATATAATgtatcaaaaaatgaaaaataaagctGTGTTTAATGTGTCCAATGACATTCTCCAGGAAGTGTCATTGCATGCTGTGAGATTGGCTCCAAATTCAATGCATTGGCGAGCACAGCAAACGAATTTGGAGTACCTGTTGATGTTGAATGTGGATAACTTGGTTTGGAGCTTTAGGAAGACGGCCGGTTTGCCAACACCTGGGAAGCCATATGGGGGGTGGGAATCCCCAGATACCGAACTTCGGGGTCATTTTGTAG GGCATTACTTGAGTGCAACAGCAAAAATGTGGGCTAGCACTCACAATGAAACTATTAGACAGAGAATGACAGCAGTAGTGAATGCTTTATCTGCCTGCCAGGAGAAAATTGGCACCGGATATCTTTCTGCTTTTCCGTCTGAGCAGTTTGATCGTGTTGAAGCTATAAAAGATGTATGGGCTCCATATTACACAATTCACAAG ATCTTGGCAGGCCTACTTGATCAATTTACATATGCTGGTAATGCTCAAGCTTTAAAAATGGTGACATGGATGGTTGAGTATTTTTACAAACGTGTTCAGAATGTGGTAACAAAGTACAGTTTAGAAAGGCACTATACATCACTTAATGAAGAATTTGGTGGCATGAATGATGTCCTTTACAGGTTATATAGCATTACA AAAGATCCAAATCATTTGATATTGGCTCATTTATTTGACAAACCCTGCTTTCTAGGACTCCTTGCAGTACAG GCTGATGACATATCTGGATTTCATGCCAACACACATATCCCAATAGTTATTGGATCTCAAATGCGGTATGAAGTCACTGGTGATCCACTTTATAAG GCAATAGGGACGTACTTCATGGACGTTGTTAACTCTTCACACATCTATGCCACAGGGGGGACATCAGAGTCAGAATTCTG GAGTGACCCGAAGCGATTGGCAGATACTCTAGACACAGAAACTGAAGAATCATGCACAACTTATAACATGTTGAAG GTCTCTCGCCACCTGTTTACATGGACCAAAGAAGTGGCATATGCAGATCATTATGAGCGTGCCTTGACAAATGGTGTTCTAAGCATCCAAAGAGGAACAGAACCTGGAGTGATGATTTACATGCTCCCACTAGGTCATGGAGTTTCCAAGGCCGTCTCCTACCATGGATGGGGAACACCATTTGACTCTATGTGGTGTTGCTATGGCACAG CAACTGAATCATTCTCAAAGCTAGGAgattcaatatattttgaagagaaagtaAAGGGTCCAGCTCTTTACATCATCCAGTACATATCAAGCTCATTTAATTGGGAATCTGGACAAATATTGCTCAATCAGACAGTTCTTCCTGTTGTTTCCTCAGATCCATACCTTCGAGTGACATTCACATTTTCTCCAGGGAAGGTACTG GGGGCAGGCCAATCCTCTACCTTGAACTTGAGGATACCAATTTGGACAAGCAATGCTAAGGCATCAATAAATGCTCAGAGTTTGACTGTACCAGCTCCAG GCAATTTTCTATCGGTCACTAGAAAATGGGGACCTGGTGACAAATTAACACTTCAGCTGCCCATTAATTTGAGAACAGACGATATTAGAG ATGACCGGCCTGAGTATGCTTCTCTTAAGGCCATACTTTATGGTCCCTATCTGCTTGCGGGTCACACCACTAGTGACTGGGACCTCAAAACTGGATCAGCTAAGTCTTTGTCAGACTGGATAACTCCAATCCCTGCAGCCTACAATGCTTATTTGGTTTCACTTTCTCAAGGGCCTGCAAACTCAAGTGTTGTCTTAACCAACTCAATAAAATCACTTACAACGGAAAAAACACCTCCACCTTTCAACACTTCTGCTGCTAGAGCCACTTTCAGACTCATCTTAACTGGCTCACCTCCTCCAAAGTTTTTGACACTTAAAGATGCTATCAACAAGTTAGTCATGTTAGAACCATTCGATTATCCAGGAATGGTTGTAGTGACCAAAGGCAAAGATAAACAAGTTGAAGTTGCAGCCTCTCCTGTTCGCGGTGGCTCTTCTGTTTTCCGGGTGGTTGCAGGATTGGATGGAAGGCCTGGGACAGTATCATTGGAGTCAGAAGTCTACAAGGGTTGCTTTGTGCATAATAGTGGTGAGAAATACCGTACAGGTACAATCTTGAGGCTCGGCTGCAGGTCACGCTCATCAGGTGCCAATTTTAATCAGGCTGCTAGCTTTGTAATGGAAAAGGGACTAAGTGAGTATCATCCTGTCAGCTTTGTGGCAAAAGGGGCTAAGAGGAATTTTCTTCTGCAACCACTAATGAGCTTCAAGGATGAATTTTATACtgtttattttaacattcaaGCTTAA